Part of the Hevea brasiliensis isolate MT/VB/25A 57/8 chromosome 16, ASM3005281v1, whole genome shotgun sequence genome is shown below.
taataatCTAACTATTTgggtttatattattttttttaatttaaatattatgtaAGTATTTTATATGATATTTTGATATCGgtgttttttaaataatataatttataaaatgaattatataataattaaacaataatttttaatacttacatttattataattttttaatcgaTAAAAAAGTTTTATATccgtaatttaatattttatccgCACACGTGCGATGCGAGTACATGgttaaattttttatcaataattaatattttaactatttgggtttatattatttttttaatttaaatattatgtaAGTATTTTATATGATATTTTGATATCGgtgttttttaaataatattatttataaaatcaattatataataattaaacaataatttttaatacttacatttattataattttttaatcgataaaaaagttttatatacgtaatttaatattttatccgCACACGTGCGATGCGAGTACATGgttgagttttttattattttctggcTTGGCCCTGGTTGTAAGGCCGGGTTACAACTCGATTGCAATGGATCTTCGCTTCTACTGTTGGGGTCTTCGCCTGGGCCTGTAAACCATAGTGATGGAGTCATGGGGCTTTGGGCCTAACAAGGTTCTGTGTTTTGGAGTTTTGAACCTAGctttaagttaagcgagccacgAGCTCCTCGGTCCCATGTTTGCAACGGTTCTCGACTTCTCGAACTCGTTCTCATTTAAAGCCACACCGGAAGGAAAAAGACGAAATTTGCTATAACTGGAACGCAAACTGTGAAGAAGCATCCCGATCGTGTGAACTGTGAAGTAACAAAAGCCTCCAATCTTCCGGTAATAATGATGTTCAGCCCAGCCCAGCCCAGCCCCAGCCTGTGCATTTTGCAAAATCCTATACCAACTACCCAACAAATTTCATGTGCCAAATATGCGGAGTTTCAAAACCAGACAATGCCATTATCAAGGAAATTCCAAAAACGAAACGTGCACTAGCGGAGGATAGGACCATGTTTCTTGTGAAAAACAATCCCCTTATTGTAAAGGAACCAAAAGTATGACAATTCTCTAGCATTGTCCACCCCACCAACTTTCCCGTTGAATGGATTACTAAGTTATCAGTATTCCCCCCTCCATGACGACCACTTTAATTTCAATTGGTACCACAAAGGTGGAATGCCCAGAACTCCTCGTTCTAATCTTGGATCAAACACGTCAAACTGCACCCTACTCAGGGAGTCCAAGAGAACCTGGGCAGGAACAGCTGGCAAAAGCACTGGGCGAGCCTCAGCAGGAACTGTTCCAGCCAATGCACGAGCCTTCTGCAAATGGGCATTAGCTACTGATGCCATCTCAAAGACAGCATCACATAAGTCCTCACGTGAATCCACGTGGACTTCTGATCGACCGCCATCTTTGGCTAATAACCCATGTTTTGCTGCCACATCAGTTGGTATATATGAAAAGTGTCGGTTGCGACTAGCATGATATGGAATTGACCTAAGTAGCAATAGAAGGCCACTTGCCTTACCAACATGAGATGCTGCATGGTCAGCTGCAGTGGACCTGATGCCACCAGCTTGAAGTGTCATGTATAGCATTGTTGATACAGTGTCTTCGGCATATTTTTCCAACTCTTCTAAAGTTTCTGGGATGTCAGTAACACCCCTCCTTGCATCATTGATGCGTGCTTCAACAGACCGTTTCAACCAACCCTTAGTAATTCTATTTTCAGATATCACCGATGAGAGGGCCTGCGCTGTTGGGTGCTCAACCAACTTGTTGGAATAAATCTTATCTATAGTTTCTTGCCACCAGAGGAGGCGCATAAGACCAATCCTGGGATCTGAAGCAACATCCATGGCTCTGGCAGTTTCAACGTTCAAGGCACGAAGGGCAAATGCAGCCTTTCGCATGTTAGGGGGAAGCTCGAGGAGGCAGAGATAGTGATGGTAATCATAATTTCGAACTTGTTGTACACAGGAGGAGAAAGCTGCACGTAAGCTACTAGAAACACCTTTCATCAAATGCCCAGTGTAGTTCCCCCTACAAATACATCACGAGTATTTAGATGGCAAGTCTGAATAATGGTCTAAAAAAGTCAAAATTAAAAGCACCATTATCGTTAAGCAAAGCATGTAGATGAAAAACACAGGAAAAAGATGTGACTATATTAAGTAAAGAAGTACATATATTTTTCATAGTTCCGTTAGCTTACTTTCTAATCCCACccaaaaaaggggaaaaaaaggaATTGATTCTGATTTACTCAAACAACCGATTGACCATTAATTTCATAGACTTGCAAGTTGCAAATCCTATAAGCAACTGGAGGAAGTAGGAACTCATCTTAGCTTGGCAAAAGAACCTAAGAGGTCATCAAACCACAGGTGGTTTATAACTTATACTAGCACTCAGTACTAATCTCCATGATAAGACTTGTCAAGACAATTAATCTCATAGACTTGTCAAAGTTCTATAGTACTACAAAATTAACACAAACATCCTGTGTCAGATAAGAGCAACAACTTCTGTTCATCACTTCCACAGTCCCATGCCCCTTTCCTACTTCTAGCCAAGTGTAAGTAACTACCTTAAGAGTTTCTAACTGAATGTAAGTTTCAATTCAATTCATTGCCAATGCTTGCCCAATATTCTCATTATCTGCAACTCATCCATGAATACAGAAACTGTCAAGAAAATTTGAGTCCTAAGATGATAATTCTTGATGGAGGATTTGTCTACAAAACTTCAGCACATGGTTTATTCAATATATAGTTTATGTTTAATAGTTAACTGTCACCCCTATTTCCATGCCACGAACAATACTGCTAGGACATACATGGCATATGTGTAAAATTATAACACTACAGAAAGTAAGCAAGAATGCAGTATCTAGACTGCATTTTTATCAAACCAACATACATTCTATTAGGGAGGAAAAATCTGAAACAGGGTACGAGGCACAAATTATAAAGTTTCAGAAAAACTGGCGCCCAAACAACTTGCTGGCTGGTTTTACAAGTTTGACATCCTTGTATCTTCAACCTGCCTCTACATGTGTATGCTTATGAATCCATTTAACATTGTCGCTTGAGCTATTGTTAAGGAAaacatttaaattttgatttaaatttaaacATAAACAACTTCAAATCAGCAAAACATAGTCTTTTTTCAACTGCATCTAAAAAATATGTTTTCCAAAAAATAATTCCAAATTAGCTTTTTAGCATTCCTAACTAATCTCAAACGAAGACTATATGTAGCACAGAAGCTTAGCTGTAAAACTCCCAAACTATTCTGAGACATTTACCTGAACAATTTCTTCAGTATAAGCTTCGTTATGAATTATCCAGAATAGACCAATGCAACCAAGCACATTGAAAAAGAATACTATATTAAAAAGTACAGCACAGGAAGAAAAATGCGCTACAACAGACGAAGAAAAAGCATATTTCTCATAGGCATTTAAACAAACAAGGACAACGCATTCTAATGAGCTTTGTCTTTGATAATTAAACAAACTAAGAGCTCATAATCAGTGAAttcaggggaaaaaaaaaaaaaagaggcccAGATCGAAGAAATAAAGCAGTGCAATAATGGTTCAACACAAAAAATTAAGTGAAGGGGGGATTAGGAAATTGAAGCTTACCAAAAGAGTAATATGGAGGATAGTTAAGTGCAAACCATTTTCCAATTGAAGCTTCAAAATCTAAATGGCAATCCTCGATGGCAAGTCAAGACTCGAGAGATCTAAAGAAAGGAAAGTAGTTCGTTTCGAATCTTCCTCAACATACTGCAGCCTCCAAGAAAGCAGtatacttttttctttttttttttttcaacccacCAAAATCATATA
Proteins encoded:
- the LOC110631808 gene encoding uncharacterized protein LOC110631808; protein product: MKGVSSSLRAAFSSCVQQVRNYDYHHYLCLLELPPNMRKAAFALRALNVETARAMDVASDPRIGLMRLLWWQETIDKIYSNKLVEHPTAQALSSVISENRITKGWLKRSVEARINDARRGVTDIPETLEELEKYAEDTVSTMLYMTLQAGGIRSTAADHAASHVGKASGLLLLLRSIPYHASRNRHFSYIPTDVAAKHGLLAKDGGRSEVHVDSREDLCDAVFEMASVANAHLQKARALAGTVPAEARPVLLPAVPAQVLLDSLSRVQFDVFDPRLERGVLGIPPLWYQLKLKWSSWRGEY